One Mycolicibacterium rufum genomic window, GACCTCGACGCGCGCCACGCCGGCGCCTATCTGAGCGTCAAGGGCGTCCGCGACATCGCGACCGGGCTGATCGTCGCGATCCTGATGATCGCCGGCGCCACCCACCTCATCGGGTGGGTGGTGCTGGCCGCCACCGTGATCCCGATCGCCGACGCCATCATCGTGCTCCGCAACGACGGCTCGCCCGCCATCGCCTGGGGCGTGCACGGCGCGACCGCGGCGGTCATGCTCGTCACCTCGGCCCTGCTGCTGCTGTCCTGAACGGGAAGCCGTCGATCCGGATCAGCGCGACGCGTCGTCGAGCGCCTTCTTCACGTCGGCCTGC contains:
- a CDS encoding DUF4267 domain-containing protein; translated protein: MTVTIAYVLSGLLAAAIIAIGARFLVAPRVAAAGYGVQPDLDARHAGAYLSVKGVRDIATGLIVAILMIAGATHLIGWVVLAATVIPIADAIIVLRNDGSPAIAWGVHGATAAVMLVTSALLLLS